From a single Couchioplanes caeruleus genomic region:
- a CDS encoding mannosyltransferase family protein, with translation MSSVTVTLDQPASTRTAAPDVAEPVRSPWRSAFLAALAVWSATIVVHLIVSVLAWVPRGGRAPDLWHVLLMWNKWDAGHYVRIAESGYHLGPGFPAFFPLYPLLIHVVDAVLPGGALISALVVANAAAYGAFAVLYRLADHEFGPQVARRAAWYLAAFPMGFFLFIGYNESLFLLLAVGALYAGRRGHWWLAGALGALSSATRLFGVLLMAPLAIEYLRQHGWRLRRIRADVLGIALVPLGVVAYSIYCLVELGSPLAFSIAQDQWGRRYTFPGEAWLIAVRQPGGHSLLSPTTLGAVLDAGTVLVALVLLVLCVVGPYKFRRDQMYLVVQGGLTLVMLMSTEVGGRAMQSSSRYAMEAVAIFLVLARMGAKEAVDRSVLVVGMALHAVFLVIFMAGTWLVA, from the coding sequence GTGAGCTCCGTGACCGTCACGCTCGACCAGCCGGCGAGCACCCGCACCGCCGCACCCGACGTTGCCGAGCCGGTCCGCAGCCCCTGGCGATCGGCGTTCCTCGCGGCCCTCGCCGTGTGGTCGGCGACCATCGTGGTGCACCTGATCGTGAGCGTGCTGGCGTGGGTGCCGCGCGGCGGCAGGGCCCCGGACCTGTGGCATGTCCTGCTCATGTGGAACAAGTGGGACGCCGGCCACTACGTACGCATCGCCGAGAGCGGCTATCACCTGGGCCCGGGCTTCCCGGCGTTCTTCCCGCTCTACCCGCTGCTGATCCACGTCGTCGACGCGGTGCTGCCGGGCGGAGCGCTGATCAGTGCCCTGGTCGTCGCCAACGCGGCCGCGTACGGTGCGTTCGCCGTGCTGTACCGGCTGGCCGACCACGAGTTCGGCCCGCAGGTGGCCCGGCGCGCAGCCTGGTACCTGGCCGCGTTCCCGATGGGGTTCTTCCTGTTCATCGGCTACAACGAGTCGCTGTTCCTGCTGCTCGCGGTCGGTGCCCTGTACGCCGGACGCCGAGGGCACTGGTGGCTCGCCGGTGCGCTGGGCGCGCTGTCCTCCGCCACGCGGCTGTTCGGCGTGCTGCTGATGGCCCCGCTGGCGATCGAATACCTGCGTCAGCACGGCTGGCGGCTGCGCCGGATCCGGGCGGACGTGCTGGGGATCGCGCTGGTGCCGCTGGGGGTGGTGGCGTACAGCATCTACTGCCTGGTGGAGCTGGGCAGCCCGCTGGCGTTCAGCATCGCTCAGGACCAGTGGGGGCGGCGGTACACGTTCCCCGGCGAGGCGTGGCTGATCGCCGTACGGCAGCCGGGCGGCCACAGCCTGCTGTCGCCGACCACGCTGGGCGCTGTTCTGGACGCCGGCACGGTCCTGGTCGCCCTGGTGCTGCTCGTGTTGTGCGTGGTCGGTCCGTACAAGTTCCGGCGCGACCAGATGTACCTCGTCGTGCAGGGCGGCCTGACCCTCGTCATGCTCATGTCGACGGAGGTCGGCGGGCGTGCGATGCAGTCCTCGTCGCGCTACGCGATGGAGGCCGTGGCGATCTTCCTGGTGCTGGCCCGCATGGGCGCCAAGGAGGCCGTCGACCGGTCGGTGCTGGTCGTCGGGATGGCGCTGCACGCGGTGTTCCTGGTCATCTTCATGGCCGGGACGTGGTTGGTGGCGTGA